A stretch of Fulvia fulva chromosome 4, complete sequence DNA encodes these proteins:
- a CDS encoding Phospho-2-dehydro-3-deoxyheptonate aldolase AMT16, protein MSEFFMPNANVGDRNGVEDFRIRGMTPLTPPDLLQHEIRQTEASIKTVLAGRNESTEVVQGRDPNRRLMVVVGPCSIHDPQMALDYCDRLLELKRKYEDDLVIVMRAYLEKPRTTVGWKGLVNDPDIDNTYNINKGLRTARQMYLDLTTKGMPLASEMLDTISPQYTADLISVGAVGARTTESQVHRELASGLSFPVGFKNGTDGSLTVAIDAIGAVKHPHHFLSVTKPGNVAIVGTVGNDDCFVILRGGNKGTNYDSKSIAGAKEAIVSKGLRPYLMVDCSHGNSEKNHKNQPKVAHDIAEQIKAGETAICGVMIESNINEGNQKVPKEGKAGLKYGVSITDACINWEDTEKVLQELAEAVAARREKLGAVKPEANGVNGHA, encoded by the exons ATGTCAGAA TTCTTCATGCCAAACGCCAACGTCGGCGACCGCAACGGCGTCGAAGACTTCCGCATCCGGGGTATGACGCCCCTCACTCCTCCCGACCTCCTGCAACACGAGATCCGCCAAACGGAAGCCTCCATCAAGACCGTCCTCGCCGGCCGCAACGAATCGACCGAAGTCGTCCAAGGCCGCGACCCCAACCGGCGGCTGATGGTCGTCGTCGGCCCCTGCAGCATCCACGACCCTCAGATGGCTCTCGACTACTGCGATCGCCTCCTAGAGCTGAAGAGAAAGTACGAGGATGATTTGGTCATTGTCATGCGCGCATACCTCGAGAAGCCCCGCACGACGGTGGGCTGGAAGGGCCTTGTGAACGATCCGGATATTGATAATACGTACAATATCAACAAGGGCTTGAGGACCGCTAGACAGATGTATCTCGATCTGACGACCAAGGGCATGCCCCTGGCGTCGGAAATGCTCGATACAATCTCCCCGCAATACACCGCCGACCTGATCTCAGTCGGAGCCGTCGGCGCCCGCACAACGGAGTCCCAAGTCCACCGCGAACTCGCCTCAGGACTTTCCTTCCCAGTCGGTTTCAAGAACGGCACCGACGGCTCCCTCACCGTCGCCATCGACGCAATCGGCGCAGTCAAGCATCCCCACCACTTCCTCTCCGTGACGAAACCCGGTAACGTCGCAATCGTAGGGACTGTAGGCAACGACGATTGCTTTGTAATCCTGCGCGGTGGGAACAAGGGAACAAACTACGACAGCAAGAGCATCGCCGGCGCAAAAGAGGCAATAGTATCCAAAGGCCTCCGTCCATACCTCATGGTCGACTGCAGCCATGGAAACAGCGAGAAGAACCATAAGAACCAGCCCAAGGTCGCGCACGATATCGCTGAGCAGATCAAGGCTGGCGAAACCGCCATCTGTGGTGTGATGATTGAGTCGAACATTAACGAGGGGAATCAGAAGGTCCCGAAGGAGGGTAAGGCGGGCTTGAAGTATGGTGTGAGTATTACGGATGCGTGTATCAATTGGGAGGATACGGAGAAGGTGCTGCAGGAGCTTGCTGAGGCTGTCGCGGCGAGACGGGAGAAGTTGGGGGCCGTGAAGCCGGAGGCTAATGGCGTGAATGGACATGCTTAG